In Scyliorhinus torazame isolate Kashiwa2021f chromosome 18, sScyTor2.1, whole genome shotgun sequence, the following are encoded in one genomic region:
- the oaz1a gene encoding LOW QUALITY PROTEIN: ornithine decarboxylase antizyme 1a (The sequence of the model RefSeq protein was modified relative to this genomic sequence to represent the inferred CDS: deleted 1 base in 1 codon) has protein sequence MVKVSLQRILNSHCFAREKEGNTMPSMTFSSNPSAASPRLSSNCCRNPGPGPLWCSDVPHPPLKIPGGRGNGQRDHNLAASLLYSDNRLSVTEDSSANSRTKILHFQSKLTDARIVHWRVVLNNNNLYIELPGGVLPEGSKESFTILLEFAEEHLQAEHVFICFHKNRDDRASLLRTFSFLGFEIVRPGHPLVPKRPDAFFMVYTFERDSSDEE, from the exons ATGGTCAAGGTCTCCCTTCAGCGCATTTTGAATAGTCACTGTTTTGCTAGAGAGAAAGAAGGAAACACAATGCCATCCATGACGTTTAGTAGTAATCCTAGTGCCGCAAG TCCCAGGCTGTCCTCCAATTGTTGTCGTAACCCTGGTCCGGGGCCTCTGTGGTGTTCC GATGTCCCTCACCCACCCTTGAAGATCCCAGGTGGGCGAGGGAATGGTCAAAGGGATCACAATCTTGCAGCCAGCTTACTGTATTCA GATAATCGGCTGAGTGTAACAGAAGattcgagtgcaaacagcaggactAAAATTCTCCATTTCCAGTCCAAGCTTACTGATGCAAGAATTGTTCACTGGAGAGTAGTACTGAACAACAACAATCTGTACATTGAACTCCCAGGTGGGGTCTTGCCCGAGGGAAGCAAAGAAAG TTTTACCATCCTGCTTGAATTTGCAGAAGAGCATCTTCAAGCTGAGCATGTCTTCATTTGCTTccacaagaacagggatgatcgag CTTCACTGCTTCGCACATTTAGCTTTCTTGGCTTTGAGATTGTGAGACCTGGACATCCCCTCGTCCCAAAAAGACCAGACGCTTTCTTCATGGTGTATACATTTGAAAGAGACTCATCTGATGAAGAATAA